The Papaver somniferum cultivar HN1 chromosome 3, ASM357369v1, whole genome shotgun sequence genome includes a region encoding these proteins:
- the LOC113361847 gene encoding uncharacterized protein LOC113361847 isoform X1: MVPENGRRSSGIVNSKMHCQPETTFLLRIDGGTSSKKRRGSSAIESEQEEESGGDSEAGDSTSSTNSSDGEGRIAEASAPLYDSVDDTSGSEAEFEKTLQDDEQLALVNQDARLNFQGGTSFFRKDAPKKMVAKKRVHDAPPLLASPSAETNPLSENHWEVLPEYLKNWTSLVLEADDIPKPMQPVELVRANKEIYLIQWHVESAIRQFLASKDFVGIHTPKLVAGSGVAGATVVKIDYQGLPTCLAESSQLRRQREICGASQRVFEIEAVFRDSVNPRGLSEFVGLDVEMEIKENYSEYPKKTRQLTFEKGLQMLKIFVCSFSFFPLLLKRWTSEEI, from the exons ATGGTGCCGGAAAATGGAAGAAGATCCTCAGGGATCGTGAATTCAAAGATGCACTGTCAGCCAGAAACAACGTTTCTATTAAGGATAGATGGAGGAACATCCTCAAAAAAAAGAAGAG GTTCTTCAGCTATCGAATCAGAGCAGGAGGAAGAAAGTGGCGGGGATTCTGAAG CAGGTGATTCGACTAGCAGTACAAATTCCTCAGATGGAGAAGGCAGGATTGCTGAAGCTTCAGCACCTCTCTATGATTCAGTTGATGACACCTCAGGAAGTGAAGCTGAATTTGAGAAAACTCTGCAG GACGATGAACAACTCGCTCTCGTTAATCAGGATGCACGCTTAAACTTTCAAGGAGGGACTAGTTTCTTTAGAAAAGATGCTCCAAAGAAAATGGTGGCCAAAAAACGTGTACACGATGCTCCCCCACTTCTTGCTTCTCCCTCAGCAGAGACTAATCCTTTATCTGAAAACCATTGGGAAGTTCTTCCTGAATATCTGAAAAACTGGACTTCACTTGTGTTGGAAGCTGATGATATTCCCAAACCTATGCAG CCTGTAGAACTAGTTCGTGCtaacaaagagatttatctcaTTCAGTGGCATGTTGAAAGT GCAATTAGGCAGTTCTTGGCATCCAAAGACTTTGTTGGAATCCATACACCAAAACTGGTAGCAGGGTCTGGTGTAGCTGGTGCAACTGTTGTTAAAATTGACTATCAAGGCCTCCCTACTTGCCTTGCTGAATCATCACAACTTCGGAGGCAGAGGGAAATTTGTGGTGCTTCTCAGCGTGTCTTTGAAATCGAGGCAGTTTTTAGGGACTCTGTCAATCCCAGAGGTTTGAGTGAATTTGTTGGTCTTGACGTGGAAATGGAGATTAAGGAGAATTACTCTGAG TACCCGAAAAAGACTCGGCAACTTACTTTTGAGAAAGGCCTTCAAATGTTGAAGATATTtgtgtgctctttttccttctttcCTTTATTACTGAAGCGATGGACCAGTGAAGAGATATGA
- the LOC113361847 gene encoding aspartate--tRNA ligase 1, cytoplasmic-like isoform X2, whose protein sequence is MVPENGRRSSGIVNSKMHCQPETTFLLRIDGGTSSKKRRGSSAIESEQEEESGGDSEGDSTSSTNSSDGEGRIAEASAPLYDSVDDTSGSEAEFEKTLQDDEQLALVNQDARLNFQGGTSFFRKDAPKKMVAKKRVHDAPPLLASPSAETNPLSENHWEVLPEYLKNWTSLVLEADDIPKPMQPVELVRANKEIYLIQWHVESAIRQFLASKDFVGIHTPKLVAGSGVAGATVVKIDYQGLPTCLAESSQLRRQREICGASQRVFEIEAVFRDSVNPRGLSEFVGLDVEMEIKENYSEYPKKTRQLTFEKGLQMLKIFVCSFSFFPLLLKRWTSEEI, encoded by the exons ATGGTGCCGGAAAATGGAAGAAGATCCTCAGGGATCGTGAATTCAAAGATGCACTGTCAGCCAGAAACAACGTTTCTATTAAGGATAGATGGAGGAACATCCTCAAAAAAAAGAAGAG GTTCTTCAGCTATCGAATCAGAGCAGGAGGAAGAAAGTGGCGGGGATTCTGAAG GTGATTCGACTAGCAGTACAAATTCCTCAGATGGAGAAGGCAGGATTGCTGAAGCTTCAGCACCTCTCTATGATTCAGTTGATGACACCTCAGGAAGTGAAGCTGAATTTGAGAAAACTCTGCAG GACGATGAACAACTCGCTCTCGTTAATCAGGATGCACGCTTAAACTTTCAAGGAGGGACTAGTTTCTTTAGAAAAGATGCTCCAAAGAAAATGGTGGCCAAAAAACGTGTACACGATGCTCCCCCACTTCTTGCTTCTCCCTCAGCAGAGACTAATCCTTTATCTGAAAACCATTGGGAAGTTCTTCCTGAATATCTGAAAAACTGGACTTCACTTGTGTTGGAAGCTGATGATATTCCCAAACCTATGCAG CCTGTAGAACTAGTTCGTGCtaacaaagagatttatctcaTTCAGTGGCATGTTGAAAGT GCAATTAGGCAGTTCTTGGCATCCAAAGACTTTGTTGGAATCCATACACCAAAACTGGTAGCAGGGTCTGGTGTAGCTGGTGCAACTGTTGTTAAAATTGACTATCAAGGCCTCCCTACTTGCCTTGCTGAATCATCACAACTTCGGAGGCAGAGGGAAATTTGTGGTGCTTCTCAGCGTGTCTTTGAAATCGAGGCAGTTTTTAGGGACTCTGTCAATCCCAGAGGTTTGAGTGAATTTGTTGGTCTTGACGTGGAAATGGAGATTAAGGAGAATTACTCTGAG TACCCGAAAAAGACTCGGCAACTTACTTTTGAGAAAGGCCTTCAAATGTTGAAGATATTtgtgtgctctttttccttctttcCTTTATTACTGAAGCGATGGACCAGTGAAGAGATATGA
- the LOC113357921 gene encoding pentatricopeptide repeat-containing protein At5g66520-like, with amino-acid sequence MQEAKKLHAHIIINGFQHQEIYLRKLITFFAITNPSSLNYARLIFDQIQKKSTFIYNTMIRAYSSSCNPQYSFILYNQMHRNGRPSLDKYTFPFLIKACSVLSDIRKGEETHCQAVKHGFGTNIFVQNSLIHFYGSNAKFNYARSVFDEMLERDVATWTTLLSCYANHGSVETARKLFKEMPEKSVVSFSAMITGYVRKGRFKEALELFRQLQMQGLEPNDSTIMGVISASANLGSLDTGKWIHSYIKNKKGNQFDSWINTALIDMYFKCGSIKDAILVFQGVKEKLVGEWTAMISGMAMHGFGERSVDLFENMVESGVKPNTITFVGLLSGCTHTGLVKEGLMYFERMETEFGIEPTVEHFGCVVDLLSRAGLIAQAVKFMNNMPLKANAAMWGALLNACRVHKNVEVGELAARWLLREEPRNAAIYMSLLSLYTEAKRWDDVVMVKREMKELGSRKSPGCSLIDVNGTSYEFVAGDKSFPPALQISLQIDESIKEAKEDYIYRWD; translated from the coding sequence atgcAAGAAGCTAAGAAACTTCATGCTCACATAATAATCAATGGATTCCAGCACCAAGAAATTTATCTTCGAAAACTCATTACATTCTTCGCAATTACTAACCCTTCTTCTCTAAATTATGCACGCTTGATTTTcgatcaaattcaaaagaaatcgACTTTCATTTACAACACCATGATACGAGCTTATTCTTCGAGTTGTAATCCACAATATTCATTCATTCTTTATAACCAAATGCACAGAAACGGGCGACCCTCACTTGATAAATACACATTCCCTTTCTTAATCAAAGCTTGTTCAGTTCTCAGCGACATTCGTAAAGGGGAAGAAACTCACTGTCAAGCTGTTAAGCATGGGTTTGGTACTAATATATTTGTTCAGAATTCATTAATCCATTTTTACGGGTCAAATGCTAAGTTTAATTATGCTCGGTCAGTGTTTGATGAAATGCTTGAAAGAGATGTTGCGACATGGACTACATTGCTGTCTTGTTATGCTAATCATGGTTCAGTAGAAACTGCACGCAAGTTGTTCAAGGAAATGCCTGAGAAGAGTGTTGTTTCTTTTAGTGCGATGATTACGGGTTATGTTAGAAAGGGGCGGTTTAAAGAAGCATTGGAATTATTTCGTCAGTTACAGATGCAAGGGTTGGAACCTAATGATTCTACTATTATGGGTGTCATTTCCGCCTCTGCTAATTTGGGTAGTTTAGATACTGGTAAATGGATCCATTCTTATATTAAgaataagaaaggaaatcaattcgATAGTTGGATAAATACTGCACTGATTGATATGTATTTTAAGTGCGGGAGCATCAAAGATGCCATACTTGTTTTCCAAGGAGTTAAGGAGAAGCTTGTGGGAGAATGGACAGCAATGATTTCTGGCATGGCAATGCATGGTTTTGGAGAGAGATCAGTTGATTTGTTTGAAAACATGGTGGAATCGGGTGTTAAGCCTAATACAATCACATTTGTCGGTCTCCTATCTGGTTGCACCCACACAGGATTGGTTAAAGAAGGATTAATGTATTTTGAGAGAATGGAAACAGAGTTTGGGATTGAACCCACGGTTGAACACTTTGGCTGTGTGGTCGATCTTCTAAGCCGGGCAGGATTGATTGCACAAGCTgttaagttcatgaacaatatGCCATTGAAAGCTAACGCTGCTATGTGGGGTGCACTTTTAAACGCATGTAGAGTTCACAAGAATGTCGAAGTGGGAGAGTTAGCAGCAAGATGGTTATTGAGAGAAGAACCAAGGAATGCAGCAATTTATATGAGTCTGTTGAGTTTGTACACAGAAGCTAAGAGATGGGATGATGTTGTTATGGTAAAGAGAGAAATGAAGGAACTCGGTTCCAGGAAAAGTCCAGGTTGCAGTTTGATTGATGTTAATGGTACTTCCTATGAATTTGTTGCGGGGGACAAATCATTCCCACCTGCATTACAGATTAGCTTACAAATTGATGAATCAATAAAGGAAGCAAAAGAAGATTACATTTATAGGTGGGATTGA